ATAGTTCCTTTATGCAAGTTAATGTAGTGAGGGTTCTGGTTTTTTGCAAAACTACTTTTGTTGAAAGTAGCTGTGATCATATGGCAGGGTTGAACAAAAGTGGTATTTGTTGAAAACTCTGACAAAATGTGTCAGAAGAACCTGATTCATGAGCTCTCCCTCACAAAGACGTATTTGATGAGGCGCATGGAGCCCTTCTTGCCTGTTAGTGTAGTCTGGTATCTccctttcctcctcctccgtCCTCTCCAACTTGCTGCCAtcaacactgaacaacaacaaccacaagcTAAGGCTGCACAGGTTGCCAAGGCTACCAGGACAGTGTTGGCTGCCAGATGAAACACTTGCGTCAATCCTCCATCACTTACAGGCTGTGGACTGTTACCTGTCGTAACGTTACGGTTAATGTAACCTTTTGTGTCATTGGGGTATGGCTGGCTGTCTTCTACAATGGTAGGTGGTGTTGGTGAGGTGTTTAGGTCAGAGTTGTTTTCTGAAGCTGCTGCGGATGAGTGACGTCTATTTAAGGTTGTTGGTCTGCTAGCAGTCACAGAAACATCAGTGATGGCCAAGTTCATTTTGGTAAGCCCTTGAGAAAGGCCACCTGTTGTTGAGGATGGAATGATCCTTTTTTCCATTAGAGGAGATGCTGTTGATTGGGTATTTATGGGCTGACTATAGGACCAAGAGGTGGTTGTGAAGCTATTAATCATCACTTGTGGTCCTGTAGTTGTAGTTACATATCCAGTCATGGTTTTGACTGGATTAAGTGGAGTTGAAACTAAGATTGCATTTGTAGAGATTAGCTGGGCTGTAGTAAGTGTAGTATGGGCTGTAGAGTCTTCTTTACTACTTTGCAGAATACTTGAGAGAGGGACAGGCATGGTTGTAGTCTCTCCTGTACTACTTTGTGGAATACTCGAGAGAGGGACAGGCATGGTTGGACTGTTTCCTGTCCTTCTTTGCAGCGTACTTGAGAGATGGACAGTGATGGTTGTAGTTTCTCCTGTAATACTTTGTGGAGTACTTGAGAGAGGGACAAGCATGGTTGTCTTTCCTGTACTACTTTGTGGAGTACTTGAGAGAGGGACAAGCATGGTTGTAGACTTTCCTGTACTACTTCGTGGAGTAGTTGTGAGTGGTACAGGCATGGTTGTAGTCTCTAATGTACTACTGTCCAGAGTGCTTGTGAGGGGGACAGGTGTGGTTGTAGTCTCTCCTGTACTACTTTGTGGAGTAGCTAAGAAAGGTACAGGTTTGGTTGTTGTGGTATGATCACCACTGAAGGTTGTACTAACTTCTAAATAAGGCAAGGTTGTGAACTCCGTGGATGCGGTTTGGTTGATAGTATATGCCATTGTGGTTCCAAGGAAAGGTACTTGGGAAGAGGATGTTGAGCTTGATGTGAGCTGACTGGATAGTTGCGAAGGTGTTATGGTGGTACTGGAAGTATGTGTGGGTTGGGGCATTGAGCTTGTTTGAATGTTAGTAAAGCTGAATGAGGGCTGCATGGTACTCTCTTGGGGATTTGGGGATACATTTGTAGTAGCAACGATTGTAGGGTCTGTTGAAGGATTAGAAATGAGTTGAGATGGCCGCTTCAGGGTTGTGGATCTCTGTAATGCTGAAGCAGGAAATGTGTCTTTGTTATCTTGGGTGGAATAAACAGAGAAAGGGGGAGGAGTAGAGATAGGAAAGCTGGATGTTGGTGCGTTGGTAGATGTTTTGGGGCTAGTGGCAACAATTGTAGGATGGGCTGAGCTGCTGGGCTCCATGTGAGGCCGGTTGAACTGACGTTTGTCTGTTCCAGACAAGTCAGAGGTGTTAAGTGAGGCCAGTTGAGGTAGCACTTGGACATTAGAGGGGAAGGATTTCCCAAATATTAACAAGTCAGGATCCATGCCTgtaaaacacatacacagaaaaGTATAAAGCAGTCACACTGGAACTGTGTTATCTGTATCAAACAGTTCATAGGGCAACTCtcatattatttattcattattctaTCTTCAGTAAACCCTTCAagcagtccatcacaggacacctTGCACATATACACTCaggaccactttattaggaccACTTGTACTGCTTATTCATGCGatttcaatcagccaatcatgtggcatcagCTCAATGTATAAAGTCATGCAAATACTGATAGAGGTTTGGTTAATGTTCATGTCAAATAGAATGGGAAAAATGTTGTCCGAGTTACTTTTCTGttcctgtcaaccaagaacaggaatctgatgcTACAATGGGCACAAGCTCAGGCTcaaaaacattgcctggtctttttccaatcttcaattGTGGAGTTTCAGTGCGCCCGTGCCTACTgtgcctcagattcttgttcttggctgatggGATTAGAACCCAAtttggttttctgctgttgtagaccaTCCACCTGAAGGTTTGGcagtttttctgttttcagatgcttttctgctcaccatggttgtaaaggaCCAGCCTGTGTAGCACCAAGAACCATGCCAGGATCAAAGTCGCTgggatcacattttcccccagttCTAATATTTGAGGTGAACATTAGCTGAAGCTcttgtatctgcattattttatgtttggctgattggataactgcacgAATAAGCAGGCATACAGGTGTTCccaataaagtggccagtgagtgtacatTTGTGCACGCATTAAcgcctaggggcaatttaaatGAACCTTTTCATTAACAGATTTATCCTGGTGAAGGTGAttgtggatccagagtctatcccatgaacactgggcatgaggcatgAATACAAATAGAACACTAGTTCATGGGAGGGCGCCACGTCCACTTACATTTGCACACACAGTCACAACTATAGACAATTCAGCATAGCCAATACACCTAACCAGTGTGTTTTTGGGATGTTGGAGGAAACAAGAAAACatacagtaacccaagctcaggataaAACTagggaccctgaagctgtgaggcagtAACATTACTGCCTGTTGTTCCACCATGCCATCCTAACATTATGTAAATTGGCATTTCAAGCCAGAGTTAGAAATGTACCTGATTTAaagatatacactatatggccaaaagtctgtggacacctgaccatcacacccatatgtagttcttcctcaaactgttgccacaaagttggaagcacacaattgtgacggatgtctttatatgctgtagggTTAGagttctcttcactggaactaagaggcccagacttgttccagcatgacaatgctcctgtgcacaatgcgagctccatgaaggcatggtttgccaagtttgaagaactcgagtgttctgcacagaaccctgacctcaatcccactgaacacctttgggatgaactggagcaCTAGCGTGCGTCAGGTCTCCTCACACGACATCACTGtctaacctcactaatgcttttgtagtggaatgaacacaaatgaagacactCCACAatacaaaatctagtggaaagtcttcccagaacgGTTGAGGTTATTATATCAGCAAAGggggattaaatctggaatgggatgttcaaaaagcacatacagccgtgatggtcagatgtccacaaacttttggccatacagtgtagaaaagaatgattattttttactgaATGGCAATGACATTAATAGAATACTTGAGCACCCACCTTTGGTAACATTGTAGAGGATGACATTAGCCCTTTGATTGAGTATGCAGGTTTGCGGTGTTGGGCAGTGAAGGTGAAAACAATTGACACTGTCCTGAGTGGTGTTGTAATGAAACACAGCCACGTTACAGGAGACTGCGAATTGGGACAGAGCAAGTCAACTCGTATCATAAACACAAGTAAGTTTTAATACCAATTCTTGTAAGCAGACAcgacacacacaccaaatcagGACATTCACgtacattcaattcaattttaactgtatagcgcttttaacaatagacgttgtctcaaagcagctttacagaaatatataaacacaggatacagattttaagtgtgtgaatttatccctattgagcaagccggtggcgaggaaaaactccctaagatgaaatgagatagaaaccttgagaggaaccagactcagaagggaacccgtcctcatctgggtcacaacggatagtgtgaaagtaaaagaaagttcattatggtttaatatgaagtctgttttttttttaactagtccactgttcactaaagacATGTACATCATGTCTACAGCGCGTATCAGATGCACTTACGCATTTTGTAAACGAAGATATTTATTGATCTCTGCACTGTGTTTTCCTGCACTGTTCTGCATTGTATGTCTTCGAAATGTTTGCACAGTTCTGCAGATTGAAATTTAGAATAGCACGAATTATATGCAAGAATTATACACCAAATATATCTTTATGTGATAAATGTGAACTTGAAGTGTCtagttataataaataattatttactaacttctttatttatatatatatatatatatatatatatatatatatatatatatacacacacacacacacacacacacacacacacacggcctatACATTAAAATGTCTAACATTAGTTCTTTTTCAAATTTATGTTTTAGTATTATTTAAGGCAAAATAGTCCAGACCTGCTATAAGAACCTGAGTGCTAAGATATTGTAGGGAATTAGATTTTTATCATCTATTTTAATGTCATGAGCAGTCTCCAGACGCAACTCTTTTGACAGATAATACACTATGGGGAAGTTCTGAGGCTGGAACTCACAGTTGGAGGTGAGGCAGCAGGCTCGGCTGCAGTTCTGCGCGCTGTCTCCGCGGTAAAGCTGCAGCAGCTGCGCGCCTCTGCGCTGAGACTCCTCCGCGTCCACGTGCAGTCCCGGGAAGCGCCGGATCCAGCAGTTCCTGTAGTAGGAAGTCGAGGAGCACTCGGACTCTGTGGAGCTCACCAGACTCAAGATGGACAGGAGCCTCAACGTGACGATCATCGCGCGATCGTCTGAGTTTCAGTCACGTCAACGTGAACATGTCTGGAGCGCCTGGACTCGGCTTCAGAGACGCGGTGAATGAAGTTGTGcgcgcgtgcgcgtgcgtgGGTAGGTGCAGGTGATAGTGAGCGCGCGATGAAGTGCGACAGCCGGTCTTCCACGCCCACCTTCACATTGTCAATCAAATGTTGTTGTCTTTCAAATATGTTGTAGATTTTGCATAAAGCTTTTTAAGCAGGATTCAATTCAAGTTGCGCCAAACTTTAATCCTTATTTCAGCTCATCGGGTTTATTATATTGTACTGTACATCAGTTTAACATTGAATCATTGTACTAGTTTTAGAGTAAACTTTATCACTTAGTACTTTAGCATTCTGTACTAAACTGTAGAGAGTGTTgtcttctgatgactcttcccTGCAGGtcgtccatccatcttctataccgctttattcttttcagggtcgcgggggaacctggagtctatcccagggagcatcgggcacaaggtggggtataccctggacagggtgccaatccatcaccaggcacaatcacatacacactcacacactcattcatacactacggacactttagacacaccaatcagactaccacgcatgtctttggactggcggaggaaacccccgcagcacggggagaacatgcaaactccgcacacacaggcccacggtgggaatcaaacccccgaccctggaagtgtgaggcaaacatgctaaccaccatGCCACCGTGCGCCCACCACCACTTCAGAGTCTGCTAAATCTTCAGAAATTTTGAGCAGGGGTGCCCAAACATTTGCATGTCACTCCATGTATATAAGGTTCTAACTGAGACTTTTAATACTACAGTCAGGACGTCACTTAGTACTTTACCATTCTGTactaaactctagagactgttgtgtgtggaaatctcaggagatcagcagtttctgaaatactcgaaCCAGCCCGTCTACCATcgtttcccccattctgatgtttgacgtgaacattaactgaagcgcttgacctgtatgtgcacgattttatgtattgtgctgctgtcacatgattgtggctgattagataactgcgtAAATGCATGCAGAAATGTGGGTACCCCTGCTCAAAATTTCTGTTACTGTGAATAGCTAAGTGAGTAAAAGATGACCTGATTTCCAAAAGGTCTCAAGTCAAAGATGACACTAAACCCCATCATAATGAATCATAACTAAATCATACATTCGACATCACTGTAAAAATGTATATCAAAACGACTGGAAAAGTTTAGATGGACTATTATTTACTATTAAATAGTTTTTACTACTTTTAAAATCTGACTTAAAGaaagtgttatttttttaaagtggattAACACTGTTGCTTTTATTAGATGAAATCGTTAAATGTGCTCTAAATGCTTTTTAGATGGAAAGCCCTTGATGGACCTGGCATGtaacacacgcacatacatacacgcgTATACTCACTGTCACAGTCGTGCTTTGAATCAAAGATACCGTGTTCTTCACCTAATGTGGATTCACACAGTAAGGAACGATATCCTGTGGCCATTTCCGCAACAACACTGAAAATGTAAAGTTGTACTCTGGGGTATATTCCAAGATcatctgtaaaatgtttttttttttttttctcatgcaTTTGCCAAATATCTTCAACTGTGGTGGTCAAGTATAGAACACATATCAGAGAGGTGCTGTCACCTTTTACTCACAGGTGTATGGTTTACATCTAACCAGCATTATTactaattaattatatattttttaatatgcgTTTTGAAGAGGAATAGATCCTCATGTATAGTCAGCCCCTTCAGAAAACATCCCTTTGCAATTCATAGTTGGTGAACAactggtgtgtgttttgcaAGGTCTCTAGGGATCCATGATGTTGACGTTGAAAGGATCTAGTGTTGCTTACACAAAGAGTAGTGGCACAATCAGGCCCAGTCTTAAAGGGTAATAGTAATGTAGCCTGGTGTGAATGTGCAGAATGGCTTCATGTTTGTGCGTTGGTGTTGTATTGAGTAAAGATGTGTCATGTTGGAACAACATGATTTGAAAGCATCATACTGCAAAAATGCCTCACAGAGTCGGAATGCCTCACAGATTTGCATTTTGGTGATGTCTCGTAGCAGGTTATGCCATTCAGACTGGCTAATACCGAACACCTTATTGTCATGTTGAATTTGTTTAAGGTTGTTTCATTAATCTGTGATTAAATAAATACCATGATGCTAGACAGTCATGGACCACCATTACAAATCATCAGAGAGCTACATTGTTTAAGGACTAAATAGTACAATAGTCTTGTACCAAGGAAAGAAATTCAAAGCTGCATGTGTAaccagttttctttttttttcttctaatttttaaattattcgTCAtgatgaaaacaaataaaaatgtcttcatgcTGGGGGCAtggtgggttagtggttagcatgtttgccttgcacctccgggtactctgggtACCTCCAtgtcctccgggtactctggtaatgtgtgcgtgattgtgccctgtgattggttgACACGCCATCCACTGGTGtcacccgccttgtgccccgagttccct
The genomic region above belongs to Ictalurus punctatus breed USDA103 chromosome 14, Coco_2.0, whole genome shotgun sequence and contains:
- the LOC108274556 gene encoding uncharacterized protein LOC108274556, with amino-acid sequence MIVTLRLLSILSLVSSTESECSSTSYYRNCWIRRFPGLHVDAEESQRRGAQLLQLYRGDSAQNCSRACCLTSNFSCNVAVFHYNTTQDSVNCFHLHCPTPQTCILNQRANVILYNVTKGMDPDLLIFGKSFPSNVQVLPQLASLNTSDLSGTDKRQFNRPHMEPSSSAHPTIVATSPKTSTNAPTSSFPISTPPPFSVYSTQDNKDTFPASALQRSTTLKRPSQLISNPSTDPTIVATTNVSPNPQESTMQPSFSFTNIQTSSMPQPTHTSSTTITPSQLSSQLTSSSTSSSQVPFLGTTMAYTINQTASTEFTTLPYLEVSTTFSGDHTTTTKPVPFLATPQSSTGETTTTPVPLTSTLDSSTLETTTMPVPLTTTPRSSTGKSTTMLVPLSSTPQSSTGKTTMLVPLSSTPQSITGETTTITVHLSSTLQRRTGNSPTMPVPLSSIPQSSTGETTTMPVPLSSILQSSKEDSTAHTTLTTAQLISTNAILVSTPLNPVKTMTGYVTTTTGPQVMINSFTTTSWSYSQPINTQSTASPLMEKRIIPSSTTGGLSQGLTKMNLAITDVSVTASRPTTLNRRHSSAAASENNSDLNTSPTPPTIVEDSQPYPNDTKGYINRNVTTGNSPQPVSDGGLTQVFHLAANTVLVALATCAALACGCCCSVLMAASWRGRRRRKGRYQTTLTGKKGSMRLIKYVFVRESS